The sequence below is a genomic window from Bosea sp. F3-2.
TTCTTCAGGCTGACCGACTTCGAGACGATGAACTGCAGGTAGAGCCAGGCCGCCTTGCGCTTCTCGATCGGGGTCGAGTTGAGCAAGGTCAGCGAACCGGCATCTTGGTAGCCGAGCTTCATGCCGTCCTTCCAATAGGAGCCCTTGGGTGAGGGTGCCATGCGCCATTTCGGCGTGCCGTCGGCGTTGACCACCGGCAGTCCGGGCTTGACCATGTCGGCGGTGAAGGCGGTGTACCAGAATATCTGCTGAGCGATGGCGCCTTGCGCCGGCACCGGCCCCGATTCCGAGAAGGTCATGCCGCGCGCCTGAGGCGGCGCGTATTTGTTGAGCCAGTCGACATATTTCTGGACGGCATAGACCGAGGCCGGGCCGTTGGTGTCGCCGCCGCGCTCGACCGAGGAGCCGACGGGTCGGCAGCCTTCCATACGGATGCCCCATTCATCGACCGGCTTGCCGTTCGGGATGCCCTTGTCGCCATTGCCGGCCATGGAGAGCCAGGCGTCGGTGAAGCGCCAGCCGAGCGAAGGGTCCTTCTTGCCGTAGTCCATGTGGCCATAGACCCGGTTGCCGTCGATTTCCTTGACGTCGTTGGAGAAGAACTCGGCGATGTCCTCATAAGCCGACCAGTTGACCGGCACACCGAGCTCGTAGCCGTACTTGGCCTTGAACTTCTCCTTCAGATCTGGGCGGGAGAACCAGTCGTAGCGGAACCAGTAGAGGTTCGCGAATTGCTGGTCAGGGAGCTGGTAGAGTTTGCCGTCGGGCGCGGTACCGAAGGACTTGCCAATGAAGTCGTCGACATCGAGCATCGGGTTGGTGACGTCTTTGCCCGGCCCCGCCATCCAGTCGGTCAGGTTCGTCGTCTGCTTGTAGCGGAAATGCGTGCCGATCAGGTCGGAATCGTTGATCCAGCCATCGTAGACATTGCGGCCGGACTGCATCTGCGTCTGCAGCTTCTCGACGACGTCGCCTTCCTGGATCAGGTCGTGCTTAGCCTTGATGCCGGTGATCTCGCTGAACGCGCGTGCCAGCGTCCGCGCCTCGTATTCATGCGTGGTGATAGTCTCGGAGACGATATTGATCTCCATGCCGGCGAAGGGTTTCGCGGCATTGATGAACCATTCCATCTCCTTGAGCTGTTCGTCTTTTGTGAGGGTCGAGGGCTGGAACTCGCTGTCGACCCAGCGTCGCGCCGCGTCCATATCGGCGAAGGCGGGCACGGCGCCGAGCACAAGGCTGAGCGCGGTAGCGGCTAGCATCTGCTTCTTCATCGTTACCTCCACTGGATGACTGTTCTTGCTTGAGCCTTGCCGGCTTTTTGTTGCGAAGGTCGTGGGTCGTTCGAATGCGGCCTCCGTGGGCGTTCAGACGAAGCGGAATACCGCCGCGGCATAGAGAAGCGAGAGAAGTGAGGCCCACCACAGCTCGCCTCCTGCGAGCCCGAGCCAGGCGAGATGGATGAAGGCCGAGCCGAGCACGCTCAAGAAGAGTCGGTCGCCGCGTGTCGTGGGGATACCGAGCACGCCAACGCGCTCGACCTCCGGCCGCCAGATCGCAAGCGCGGTCATCACCAGAAGCAGGCAAAGCAGGCTGGCGAAGAACAGGCCGGTCTGCGGGGTCCAGGCCATCCATGCGAGATCGGGCATTAAACTCTCCCCAGGGCGAAGCCCTTGGCGATGTAGTTGCGGACGAACCAGATCACGAGCGCGCCAGGGATCAGTGTCAGCACGCCGGCGGCAGCGAGCAGGCCCCAATCCATACCGGCGGCCGAGACGGTACGCGTCATCGTTGCGGCGATCGGCTTGGCGTTGACCGTGGTCAGTGTGCGCGCCAGCAGCAGCTCGACCCAGGAGAACATGAAACAGAAGAAGGCGGTGACGCCGATGCCGTTGGCGATGATCGGCATGAAGATCTTGGCGAAGAAGCGCGGGAAGGAATAGCCATCGAGATAAGCCGTCTCGTCAATCTCGCGCGGTACGCCGGACATGAAGCCTTCAAGGATCCAGACCGCGAGCGGTACGTTGAACAGGCAATGTGCCAATGCAACGGCGAGCGGCGTGTCGAACAGCCCAATCGCCGAATAGAGATTGAAGAAGGGAAGAGCGAAGATCGCCGGCGGTGCCATCCGGTTCGAAAGTAACCAGAAGAACAGGTGCTTGTCGCCGAGGAAGCGATAGCGTGAGAAGGCATAGGCTGCTGGCAGCGCCAGGGT
It includes:
- a CDS encoding ABC transporter substrate-binding protein gives rise to the protein MKKQMLAATALSLVLGAVPAFADMDAARRWVDSEFQPSTLTKDEQLKEMEWFINAAKPFAGMEINIVSETITTHEYEARTLARAFSEITGIKAKHDLIQEGDVVEKLQTQMQSGRNVYDGWINDSDLIGTHFRYKQTTNLTDWMAGPGKDVTNPMLDVDDFIGKSFGTAPDGKLYQLPDQQFANLYWFRYDWFSRPDLKEKFKAKYGYELGVPVNWSAYEDIAEFFSNDVKEIDGNRVYGHMDYGKKDPSLGWRFTDAWLSMAGNGDKGIPNGKPVDEWGIRMEGCRPVGSSVERGGDTNGPASVYAVQKYVDWLNKYAPPQARGMTFSESGPVPAQGAIAQQIFWYTAFTADMVKPGLPVVNADGTPKWRMAPSPKGSYWKDGMKLGYQDAGSLTLLNSTPIEKRKAAWLYLQFIVSKSVSLKKSHVGLTFIRESDIWDKSFTERAPKLGGLIEFYRSPARVQWTPTGNNVPDYPRLAQLWWQNIGDASSGTKTAQAAMDSLAAAQDSVLERLERSGVQGECGPKLNPKQTAQAWFAKSKADGNIAPQPKLTNEKPKGETIDYDTLIKSWPATPPKKN
- a CDS encoding DUF2160 domain-containing protein, with amino-acid sequence MPDLAWMAWTPQTGLFFASLLCLLLVMTALAIWRPEVERVGVLGIPTTRGDRLFLSVLGSAFIHLAWLGLAGGELWWASLLSLLYAAAVFRFV
- a CDS encoding carbohydrate ABC transporter permease, with amino-acid sequence MTTDSLTSSLPDTKTAPRTGIGSRVDLGTVVLGLYLLFLAVPIYWLVIMSFKTNSEITSGMTLWPQQVTFANYRTIFTDSSWYSGYINSLSYVILNTVISITLALPAAYAFSRYRFLGDKHLFFWLLSNRMAPPAIFALPFFNLYSAIGLFDTPLAVALAHCLFNVPLAVWILEGFMSGVPREIDETAYLDGYSFPRFFAKIFMPIIANGIGVTAFFCFMFSWVELLLARTLTTVNAKPIAATMTRTVSAAGMDWGLLAAAGVLTLIPGALVIWFVRNYIAKGFALGRV